The following are encoded together in the Oceanobacillus zhaokaii genome:
- a CDS encoding SDR family NAD(P)-dependent oxidoreductase, with translation MTNLLKGRVALITGGGSGIGKAVVKRFVGEGAKVCVLEFSEARVKSLEEQFGENVIGIQGDVCKYEDNQRAVNTALERWGQLDTFVGNAGLFDGRVALKDMPITAIDQAFDELFNVNVKGVLFGIKASVDELTKSPNGTVVLTSSIAAFHAGGGGPLYSASKHATLGLIRQLAHEFAPDVRVNGVAPGVTATDLTSLSSLEGFRSTGTPGESPKKRNPLNLTPDPEHHAGAYVFLASNMSKTLTGTVLPSDGGMDVRGLRYQD, from the coding sequence ATGACTAACTTGTTAAAGGGCAGAGTGGCGCTCATTACCGGTGGTGGATCTGGCATTGGGAAGGCTGTGGTGAAGCGCTTTGTCGGGGAAGGTGCTAAGGTGTGTGTGCTTGAGTTTTCCGAGGCTAGAGTAAAGTCACTGGAGGAACAGTTTGGTGAGAACGTAATTGGGATCCAAGGTGACGTATGTAAGTACGAGGATAATCAACGGGCTGTGAATACGGCCCTCGAACGTTGGGGGCAACTCGATACATTCGTGGGAAATGCCGGCCTATTTGACGGTCGGGTCGCACTGAAAGATATGCCGATCACGGCTATAGACCAAGCATTTGATGAACTTTTTAACGTAAACGTCAAAGGGGTTTTGTTCGGAATCAAGGCGAGCGTCGACGAATTGACTAAGTCACCAAACGGTACGGTTGTTTTGACTTCTTCAATCGCGGCATTTCACGCGGGAGGTGGCGGGCCTCTTTATTCGGCAAGCAAACATGCTACCCTCGGTCTCATTCGACAGCTGGCGCATGAGTTCGCTCCAGATGTGAGGGTAAATGGGGTTGCACCCGGGGTAACAGCGACTGACCTTACCAGTTTGTCAAGCCTGGAAGGGTTCCGGAGCACTGGGACACCAGGGGAAAGCCCAAAAAAAAGAAATCCACTCAACCTAACACCGGACCCGGAACACCACGCTGGAGCGTATGTGTTTCTTGCAAGTAACATGTCAAAAACGTTAACAGGGACCGTACTTCCGAGCGATGGGGGGATGGACGTCCGCGGATTGCGTTATCAGGATTGA
- a CDS encoding NAD(P)/FAD-dependent oxidoreductase produces MTTNNRFVIIGAGMAGLNAAATLRNEGYKNEIMLLDKNSNLPYDRPPLSKGFLTGELDEEQILLRSPNFYDDNNIKLNLSRSAIRLDLDKQLVELDNHETVTWDKLLIAVGSRLRKLNIPGTELKHVHYLKTKEDSILLKQDLQSCEDIVIIGAGFIGSEVAASCRRKGINVTVIEALPTPLRNILGDRMGEFIAKLHRSNGVNLITNEFATELTGEDSVKEVVTNTGRRIPCQAVVIGIGVELDLNLIERTEINAANGIMVDEYCETNIPGVFAAGDCALWPYFGEKIRVEHWDHAMNQAKTAAKNMFNPKTERYNTIPYFWSDQYDVRFQYLGHAKDWDSTVLRGSIEEKKFTFFYLKNNKIVGALFVNDPKNVIPVRRFIMQNTIFNDPSILGDTHQKIKEVATKETNN; encoded by the coding sequence ATGACCACAAATAACAGATTTGTGATTATTGGAGCAGGAATGGCTGGATTAAATGCAGCAGCGACTTTGCGGAATGAAGGCTATAAGAATGAAATTATGCTCCTTGATAAAAATTCAAATTTACCTTATGACAGACCGCCATTATCAAAAGGATTTTTAACGGGTGAATTGGATGAAGAACAAATTTTGTTACGAAGCCCCAATTTTTACGATGACAATAACATAAAATTGAATTTAAGTAGATCTGCAATCAGATTGGATCTAGATAAACAACTTGTTGAACTGGATAATCATGAAACGGTTACCTGGGATAAACTTTTAATTGCAGTAGGCTCTAGGTTGCGAAAACTGAACATTCCAGGAACAGAACTTAAGCATGTTCATTATTTGAAAACAAAAGAAGATTCCATTTTATTAAAGCAAGACTTACAATCCTGTGAAGATATTGTTATTATTGGTGCTGGATTTATCGGCTCTGAAGTAGCAGCATCCTGCCGCAGAAAAGGTATCAATGTTACGGTCATAGAGGCACTTCCAACCCCTCTGCGGAATATTCTTGGTGATAGAATGGGAGAGTTTATTGCAAAATTACACCGTTCGAATGGCGTGAATCTGATTACAAATGAATTTGCGACCGAATTAACAGGTGAAGATAGCGTTAAAGAGGTTGTTACGAATACCGGAAGAAGAATTCCATGTCAGGCTGTAGTCATTGGAATTGGTGTAGAACTGGACTTGAATCTGATTGAGAGAACAGAAATCAATGCAGCAAACGGCATAATGGTCGATGAGTATTGCGAAACAAATATTCCAGGGGTTTTTGCAGCCGGAGATTGTGCATTATGGCCATACTTCGGAGAAAAAATCCGTGTAGAACATTGGGATCATGCGATGAATCAGGCAAAAACGGCCGCTAAAAATATGTTCAATCCAAAAACGGAAAGGTATAATACTATTCCTTATTTTTGGTCTGATCAATATGATGTTAGATTTCAATATTTAGGCCATGCAAAGGATTGGGATTCTACAGTATTACGCGGAAGTATAGAAGAAAAAAAATTCACCTTCTTTTATCTGAAAAACAACAAAATTGTAGGTGCTCTATTTGTCAATGACCCTAAAAATGTGATTCCAGTAAGACGTTTTATTATGCAAAACACAATATTTAATGATCCGAGCATTTTGGGTGACACTCACCAAAAAATTAAGGAAGTAGCAACAAAAGAGACTAATAATTAG
- a CDS encoding ornithine cyclodeaminase family protein, which yields MHKRLVFITNEDVKKLLSPKDAVDIAREVLLAHASDDIGWGEPRQLQLVPQGQTTNYKVKACYLAQEGVAGFRSVALNRTEVGYKIAGFAPTKFILLSDVETGIFFAIIDEQWIHAIRTGACAAVAADDLTSTRTPVVGIAGSGYMAKTSLMALAAVFDIPKVRVYSRTLDNAKKFARWAQEELSLDVVAVSTPKEAVEESDVVISATTTTTPFLQTEWFKKGSFFYSMGQHQEVDDSAYMEMKFIAEDWEQIQIKSDIKRLLKETSFSDEHVYAELADIASKKKPGRENPNERIFVRSQGLVTQDIATAYWVYKKAEEQGLSKVMFDWSEHLPMS from the coding sequence ATGCACAAACGTTTAGTATTTATCACGAACGAGGATGTCAAGAAGCTTCTTTCCCCTAAAGATGCCGTTGACATCGCTCGTGAAGTTTTACTTGCGCACGCGTCTGACGACATTGGGTGGGGGGAGCCCCGGCAGCTTCAGCTTGTGCCGCAAGGACAAACTACGAATTACAAGGTAAAGGCATGTTATCTCGCACAGGAAGGCGTGGCCGGATTCCGTTCCGTTGCCCTGAACCGTACAGAAGTCGGATACAAAATTGCGGGTTTCGCGCCGACCAAGTTTATACTTCTTTCAGACGTGGAGACAGGAATCTTCTTTGCAATTATTGATGAGCAGTGGATTCACGCGATTCGCACAGGTGCATGTGCGGCCGTTGCGGCAGATGATCTTACTTCTACACGTACTCCGGTCGTAGGAATTGCAGGTTCCGGTTACATGGCAAAGACGAGCTTGATGGCGCTTGCGGCTGTATTTGACATTCCGAAGGTGCGCGTTTACTCTCGAACGCTTGATAACGCAAAGAAGTTTGCTCGTTGGGCGCAAGAAGAGCTCTCTTTGGATGTGGTCGCCGTATCGACGCCGAAGGAGGCCGTCGAAGAAAGCGACGTAGTTATCTCCGCCACAACAACTACCACGCCTTTCTTGCAAACGGAATGGTTCAAGAAAGGGAGCTTTTTCTACAGTATGGGTCAGCATCAGGAAGTAGATGACAGCGCATACATGGAAATGAAATTTATTGCGGAAGACTGGGAGCAAATTCAGATCAAGTCGGATATTAAAAGGCTCCTTAAGGAAACCTCTTTCTCCGATGAACATGTGTACGCGGAGCTTGCCGACATCGCTTCAAAGAAAAAGCCCGGACGGGAAAATCCAAACGAGCGCATTTTCGTACGTTCGCAGGGACTTGTGACCCAAGATATCGCAACTGCGTATTGGGTATACAAGAAAGCCGAGGAACAGGGCTTGTCCAAGGTCATGTTTGATTGGTCCGAGCATTTACCGATGTCATGA
- a CDS encoding MFS transporter, whose amino-acid sequence MQETQTIDRKEEQAMKHPKLLLTTIGLGILLNPLNSSMIAVAISRLQETFDLGFATASWLISAYYLASAITMPVMGKLSDIFGQKKVFLTGMTLVVLSSTMAPFSPTFGWLIVFRLIQAVGSGSIYPAGMAIVRKYFNEGRARALAVITVFSSTAAAFGPSIGGFLLEWGDWSAIFLINFPVIVVGFFLALWMLPKDETSIRGHGGWVKLLDIPGIFTFGAAIVFGLFFLLSIKGTMIWWSGAVALLSIIVFILRERRTEKPFIDLDLFAENHTLTWVHIQYIVVNIIYYSTFFAVPLYLQDLRGFSSRTTGLLMLCIAGWSMVISPLAGRWIERSGSRPPLLFSSLFLMSGSILYVTWDLDTPIWWVTIVLCLVGISNGFNNVGLQNALFENAPVSVIGTAAGLFMTARFFGTILSTLMLGLLFGDQINVGEIESLGFLLAALSVFVLWMSWRLPRQNQP is encoded by the coding sequence GTGCAGGAAACACAGACCATCGATAGAAAAGAAGAACAGGCAATGAAGCATCCAAAGTTGTTGTTGACCACGATCGGGCTTGGGATTTTACTCAACCCGTTAAATTCTTCGATGATTGCCGTGGCGATATCTCGGCTGCAAGAGACTTTCGACCTTGGATTTGCAACAGCCTCTTGGTTGATTTCCGCCTATTATTTGGCGAGTGCGATTACGATGCCGGTAATGGGAAAATTATCCGATATTTTCGGGCAGAAAAAGGTGTTTCTAACAGGGATGACACTAGTGGTGCTCTCATCTACGATGGCGCCGTTTTCGCCGACGTTCGGCTGGTTGATCGTTTTTCGCCTAATTCAGGCGGTCGGCAGCGGTTCCATCTATCCGGCGGGAATGGCAATTGTCCGCAAATATTTTAATGAAGGGCGAGCCCGGGCTCTGGCCGTCATAACAGTGTTTTCATCTACGGCTGCGGCATTCGGCCCGTCGATTGGAGGATTTCTACTTGAGTGGGGAGATTGGTCAGCGATTTTTTTGATTAATTTTCCAGTGATTGTGGTCGGTTTTTTTCTGGCTCTATGGATGTTGCCAAAGGATGAAACGAGCATCCGTGGACACGGTGGATGGGTGAAATTACTCGATATCCCGGGAATTTTCACTTTTGGAGCGGCTATTGTGTTCGGTTTGTTTTTTTTACTTTCCATTAAGGGCACGATGATTTGGTGGTCGGGTGCAGTAGCCCTACTGTCCATTATTGTGTTTATTCTCCGAGAACGAAGGACTGAGAAGCCGTTTATCGATTTGGATTTGTTTGCTGAAAATCACACATTAACGTGGGTGCACATTCAGTATATTGTCGTGAACATTATTTATTATTCGACTTTTTTCGCGGTTCCACTTTATTTGCAGGATCTTCGCGGATTTTCCTCAAGGACGACGGGTTTGCTCATGCTTTGTATCGCGGGTTGGAGCATGGTGATTTCTCCTCTGGCTGGCCGTTGGATTGAGCGTTCGGGTTCTCGCCCTCCGTTGCTTTTTTCCTCTTTGTTTTTAATGTCCGGATCGATCCTGTACGTCACCTGGGACCTGGATACGCCAATCTGGTGGGTGACGATTGTGCTTTGTCTCGTTGGAATCAGTAACGGATTCAACAATGTCGGACTACAAAACGCCCTGTTTGAAAATGCACCGGTTTCGGTGATCGGGACAGCCGCCGGCCTGTTTATGACGGCGAGGTTTTTTGGAACGATTCTATCGACACTCATGCTTGGATTGTTGTTTGGTGATCAAATTAATGTGGGAGAAATTGAATCGCTCGGCTTCTTGCTGGCGGCTTTGAGTGTGTTTGTGCTATGGATGAGTTGGCGATTGCCGCGACAAAATCAACCATAA
- a CDS encoding dihydrodiol dehydrogenase codes for MKKQLKSTNEIEIKNEFASVICKRVHTRNGMRLEISSPRLGFSIQLDALALESLTWQDMETFSKFLETPFGTEEDDV; via the coding sequence ATGAAAAAACAACTTAAATCAACCAATGAAATCGAAATTAAAAATGAATTTGCATCCGTAATTTGTAAGCGTGTGCATACGAGGAATGGCATGCGCTTGGAGATTTCTTCGCCGCGATTAGGATTTAGCATTCAGCTGGACGCCTTGGCATTAGAATCACTTACATGGCAAGATATGGAGACATTTTCTAAGTTCCTGGAGACACCGTTTGGCACAGAGGAGGACGATGTATGA
- a CDS encoding aldolase catalytic domain-containing protein: METKKKEIRLLDCTIRDGGLVNNWDFSEDFVRRVYLALSQAGVDYMEIGYKNSPNLVESKGVGPWRFCDDQYLKEVIPEKTNTKLSAIVDVGRVDIEEVLPAEESHLDLIRVACYLKDVEKGLELVKTFNRLGYETTLNIMAVSNSMEHELIEALGKINTSPVNVAYIVDSFGSLYNRDFEYLIDKFKKHAPDKEFGIHAHNNLQMAFSNTILGAQQGVQFLDCSIYGMGRAAGNCPTELLLGYLKNPKYEIRPVLEVLEQLFIPLREKFEWGYIIPYAITGQLNEHPRSGMALRNSENKNQFAAFHDKMTTVETMDS, from the coding sequence GTGGAGACAAAGAAGAAAGAAATTCGATTGCTTGATTGTACAATTCGAGATGGCGGTCTTGTGAACAACTGGGATTTCAGCGAGGATTTTGTTCGACGGGTTTACCTGGCGCTTAGCCAGGCCGGCGTCGATTACATGGAAATTGGATACAAAAATTCACCGAATTTAGTGGAAAGTAAAGGTGTAGGTCCATGGAGATTTTGTGATGACCAATATCTTAAGGAAGTAATTCCGGAAAAAACCAACACCAAGTTATCGGCAATCGTTGATGTCGGAAGGGTAGACATAGAAGAAGTATTACCGGCTGAAGAAAGCCATCTTGACTTGATTCGGGTCGCTTGCTACTTAAAGGATGTTGAAAAAGGGCTTGAACTTGTGAAAACATTTAACCGCTTAGGCTACGAAACGACTCTTAATATTATGGCGGTATCCAATTCAATGGAACATGAATTAATCGAAGCACTTGGAAAAATCAATACTAGCCCGGTCAATGTCGCTTATATTGTCGATTCGTTCGGGAGCTTGTACAACCGGGATTTTGAGTACTTGATTGATAAATTCAAAAAACACGCGCCTGATAAGGAGTTTGGCATCCACGCCCATAACAATTTACAAATGGCCTTCTCAAACACGATACTGGGAGCCCAACAGGGCGTTCAATTCTTGGATTGCTCTATTTACGGAATGGGGAGGGCAGCTGGAAATTGCCCTACAGAATTATTGCTTGGTTACCTTAAAAATCCTAAGTACGAAATCAGGCCTGTACTTGAGGTTTTGGAGCAATTATTTATACCATTAAGGGAGAAATTTGAGTGGGGATACATCATTCCTTACGCCATTACTGGACAGCTTAACGAACATCCACGATCAGGGATGGCTTTGCGCAACAGTGAGAATAAGAATCAATTTGCCGCTTTCCATGATAAAATGACCACAGTGGAAACGATGGATTCATAA
- a CDS encoding alpha/beta hydrolase: MREEEVMFYSEGTNMSGILRLPDEQQQSYPVIVQGPGWLGLKDSKAYARFHEVFTQAGFAVFVLDYRGFGGSGGTKDFINPFWQIEDIRNAISYLETREDIDRTRIGIYGSGGTGGGNAIYVGSMDDRVKTVVANVGIGNGFEWLRSMRREYEWIAFLERLANDDLQWAKTGEGERVSPNGDIMVPTPERKTTHYKRDVDDRIPNKVYLRSARHLLNYRPEDVVHKISPRPLLLICVENDAVTPADQSWNLFHKAGGPKRLVVQKSTTHYAAYEKYFSEISTEIVRWFDNYLRPQDVVTRQSTLATTNEADIVVLRSDDA, encoded by the coding sequence ATGCGTGAAGAAGAAGTTATGTTTTATAGCGAAGGTACCAACATGTCTGGGATTCTACGGTTGCCAGATGAGCAGCAGCAATCTTATCCGGTAATCGTCCAAGGACCTGGATGGTTGGGGCTCAAGGACTCGAAAGCGTACGCGCGATTTCACGAAGTATTTACCCAGGCTGGTTTTGCTGTATTCGTTCTTGACTACCGTGGATTTGGTGGCAGTGGGGGCACGAAGGACTTTATAAACCCTTTCTGGCAAATTGAAGACATCCGCAACGCCATTTCATACTTAGAGACGAGAGAAGACATCGATCGCACTCGAATCGGTATATACGGATCCGGGGGAACTGGCGGTGGCAATGCAATCTACGTCGGCTCAATGGATGACCGTGTAAAAACCGTAGTTGCAAACGTAGGAATTGGAAATGGGTTTGAGTGGCTGAGAAGTATGCGGCGCGAGTACGAGTGGATTGCGTTCCTCGAACGCTTGGCCAACGATGACTTACAGTGGGCTAAAACAGGAGAAGGAGAACGGGTCTCTCCGAATGGAGACATTATGGTTCCCACCCCGGAACGTAAAACGACCCATTACAAGCGTGACGTAGATGACCGGATACCGAACAAAGTATACTTAAGGTCTGCCCGACACTTGTTGAACTACCGTCCCGAAGATGTCGTGCACAAGATATCCCCACGCCCCCTCTTACTTATTTGTGTCGAGAACGACGCGGTTACACCAGCCGATCAATCTTGGAATTTGTTTCACAAAGCAGGCGGCCCTAAGAGACTAGTTGTCCAAAAATCAACGACGCACTATGCCGCCTACGAGAAGTATTTTTCAGAAATTTCCACAGAAATTGTTCGGTGGTTCGACAACTACTTGCGACCGCAAGACGTCGTGACACGACAGAGCACGTTGGCTACCACGAACGAGGCAGACATCGTCGTATTGCGTTCAGACGATGCGTAA
- a CDS encoding Nramp family divalent metal transporter, giving the protein MEPNTNIEKPIETKTGRNSLRKYFLSFGPGIVAVLTMIAAGDLVVSAVSGSNYGYNLMWLLAGAFIIRFVIVNIIARYQLSNKGRLSILAGFAEMGRFIPWFMGIAAIIIGHLGGAIMIIGTGEVLAWLFNFGSPFIWSIVVVLSALFVTGRNMYNTIEKIMKLLLGIMSIAFIGLAIYVLPDVGQIIKGTIGFGIPENTGSPFGVFLVASSLIGAVAGSMTNFLYPYFMKEKGWDNPSFIKLARYDLLFAFFAAAVICLSIWIVGAEILRPNGIQVNNLSDISQALSIYLGPFGSIVFYLGAFGILYSSVIGFANGYPRLAVDCFQIIKKERREKYGDKLENDPWFRWISLFILVAPIVWTIPGMPGFVVMTIFVNAIQTLLVPAIAIGLLVLSNKKSHLGKYTNNWFENVLLVLTTALTVWLSVEWIVDLFL; this is encoded by the coding sequence ATGGAACCGAATACAAATATTGAAAAGCCAATAGAGACCAAAACAGGGAGAAATTCTCTTCGAAAATATTTTCTTTCCTTTGGACCGGGAATCGTTGCTGTATTGACAATGATAGCTGCGGGCGATCTTGTTGTTTCTGCTGTTTCCGGATCAAACTATGGGTATAATCTTATGTGGCTCCTTGCTGGTGCGTTTATTATTCGTTTCGTTATTGTAAATATTATAGCACGATACCAGCTTAGTAACAAGGGAAGGCTATCAATATTGGCTGGGTTTGCGGAAATGGGAAGGTTTATCCCCTGGTTTATGGGGATTGCCGCTATAATTATAGGGCACTTAGGCGGTGCTATTATGATAATTGGAACTGGAGAAGTTCTTGCCTGGCTTTTTAATTTCGGCTCACCATTTATATGGTCAATCGTTGTTGTTTTAAGTGCCCTCTTTGTTACCGGACGCAATATGTACAATACCATTGAAAAAATAATGAAACTATTGCTTGGCATAATGTCAATTGCCTTTATTGGGCTGGCTATCTATGTTCTTCCTGATGTCGGTCAGATTATTAAAGGGACGATTGGGTTTGGTATCCCAGAAAACACTGGTTCTCCTTTTGGGGTGTTTTTAGTAGCGAGTTCGTTAATAGGAGCTGTAGCTGGGTCTATGACGAACTTTCTCTATCCTTATTTTATGAAGGAAAAAGGATGGGATAATCCATCATTTATAAAACTTGCACGTTACGATTTATTATTCGCATTCTTTGCTGCGGCAGTAATTTGCTTATCCATTTGGATTGTTGGAGCAGAAATTTTAAGACCAAATGGTATCCAGGTTAATAATTTAAGTGATATTTCTCAAGCTCTTTCTATTTATTTAGGACCTTTTGGATCTATAGTATTTTACTTGGGTGCATTTGGGATTCTGTATAGCAGTGTTATTGGTTTTGCTAATGGTTATCCCCGTTTAGCCGTGGATTGTTTCCAAATAATCAAGAAAGAACGAAGGGAGAAATATGGAGATAAACTTGAAAACGACCCATGGTTCAGGTGGATAAGTCTATTTATCCTTGTTGCACCAATCGTGTGGACAATACCAGGAATGCCTGGTTTTGTTGTAATGACCATTTTTGTTAATGCAATACAAACATTGCTTGTTCCAGCAATTGCTATTGGACTTCTGGTACTTTCGAATAAAAAGAGCCATTTAGGTAAATACACGAATAATTGGTTTGAAAATGTTTTACTAGTACTAACTACTGCTTTAACAGTTTGGTTATCCGTAGAGTGGATAGTGGATCTATTCTTGTGA
- a CDS encoding non-heme iron oxygenase ferredoxin subunit, whose amino-acid sequence MDGFTFVGKTDEFEDEDMEQYTVNGYPVILNYVEGEFYACHAICTHEYAELIDGDLDGHTITCPLHFACFDLRNGAVLESPATKPLLVFEVKIQNDEIWIKNEPKGGKE is encoded by the coding sequence ATGGATGGCTTTACTTTTGTTGGTAAAACAGATGAATTTGAGGATGAAGATATGGAGCAATATACAGTTAATGGATACCCTGTCATACTTAATTACGTTGAAGGGGAGTTTTATGCTTGTCATGCAATATGTACACATGAATATGCGGAACTGATAGATGGGGATTTAGACGGTCATACTATTACCTGCCCGCTCCATTTTGCTTGTTTTGATTTAAGAAATGGTGCTGTATTAGAATCTCCAGCTACAAAACCCCTCCTTGTTTTTGAAGTAAAAATACAAAATGATGAAATTTGGATAAAAAATGAACCAAAGGGGGGGAAGGAATGA
- a CDS encoding aromatic-ring-hydroxylating dioxygenase subunit beta — translation MIEQKLKKVSSDVREEIEDFLYEEASKIDDGRFEEWLDMMTDSCTYRMPVRLTRERSDLPDVSVDMYHFYDDRSTLQLRVDRLQTEYAWAEDPPSRTRHLVTNVRAFSVSNDEVKVNSNFLVYWNRGDSPDADLISGKRNDILRRVDGAWKLSERTIIVDQSSLGTGHLSIFL, via the coding sequence ATGATTGAGCAAAAATTGAAGAAAGTCTCTAGCGATGTACGTGAAGAAATCGAGGATTTTTTGTACGAAGAAGCAAGCAAGATTGACGATGGACGTTTTGAAGAATGGTTGGACATGATGACAGACTCGTGCACGTATCGAATGCCTGTCCGCCTTACGCGGGAGCGATCAGATTTGCCTGACGTATCTGTGGATATGTATCATTTCTATGATGACCGGAGCACATTACAACTCCGGGTCGACAGGCTACAAACAGAATACGCGTGGGCAGAAGACCCGCCTTCGCGGACACGACATCTTGTAACAAATGTGCGGGCGTTTTCCGTCTCCAACGACGAAGTGAAGGTCAACAGCAACTTTCTCGTCTATTGGAACAGAGGCGACTCTCCAGATGCCGACCTCATTTCAGGAAAACGCAATGATATATTGAGACGTGTGGATGGCGCTTGGAAGCTTTCCGAGCGGACAATCATAGTTGACCAGTCATCCTTGGGTACGGGTCATCTATCAATTTTTCTGTAA
- a CDS encoding MFS transporter gives MVDPNAIPQKVGELTKENDLWACSRVILKYWILREQGGSAITDKRKEVILVATMLMGTALVPLNATMVAVALTAMANSFDISLASVSWVVTVYLIVMAAVQPIAGKLGDLYGNRFVFMIGLFLMLGASIACVFSFHLIWLIGFRALLAFGGALTAPNANAIIRQTVPPRRLGEIFGILSFGMGLGTAIGPVIGGLVMSIWGWPSIFWVNVPVIVIAIFSTLYLVPKVQKGPSSSLDVSGSLYLAVVFTLANLLVHGQSVWEYIMMGAALLVSLFFFIRRERNAKAPLIDFSLFRNLSFLSANLSILISNFFMYSTILAIPLILEADFALSSEIIGWVVFIFSMTMALCSMLGGYLADRTEKGKLVFCAFLAMVGVSALYIVFFTNHSLAYLIVVLVMAGISRGIGLTSMKVVALEAVRPEMSGIASGIYSTFRYMGSMVASTLVSLLTGSVSLFVVMLFLTFAGVFVSRGIGKTSVSAGPH, from the coding sequence GTGGTTGATCCAAACGCCATCCCTCAGAAAGTTGGTGAACTGACGAAGGAAAATGACCTTTGGGCTTGTTCGCGTGTTATTTTAAAATATTGGATACTACGGGAACAGGGGGGGAGTGCTATAACGGATAAAAGAAAAGAAGTCATCCTTGTGGCTACGATGTTAATGGGAACAGCTCTTGTTCCTTTGAACGCAACCATGGTGGCTGTGGCATTGACGGCGATGGCTAATTCCTTTGACATAAGCTTGGCGAGTGTTTCCTGGGTGGTTACGGTGTATTTGATTGTTATGGCAGCGGTACAGCCTATCGCGGGGAAATTGGGCGATCTTTATGGTAATCGATTTGTTTTTATGATTGGGCTTTTTCTTATGTTGGGAGCTTCAATCGCGTGTGTGTTTTCCTTTCATTTAATCTGGTTAATCGGTTTTCGGGCATTGCTGGCGTTTGGCGGAGCGTTAACGGCACCCAATGCCAATGCGATTATCCGCCAGACGGTACCTCCTCGAAGACTTGGAGAGATTTTCGGGATTTTAAGCTTCGGGATGGGGTTGGGAACGGCAATCGGTCCTGTGATCGGTGGCTTAGTTATGAGTATTTGGGGCTGGCCTTCGATTTTCTGGGTCAATGTTCCAGTTATTGTTATCGCAATTTTCAGTACACTTTATTTGGTACCGAAAGTTCAAAAAGGTCCATCGTCTTCTCTTGATGTGTCAGGCTCGCTTTATTTGGCCGTTGTGTTCACGCTTGCGAATTTACTTGTCCATGGGCAAAGTGTGTGGGAATATATTATGATGGGTGCGGCGCTCCTCGTCAGCCTTTTCTTTTTTATACGCAGGGAGAGGAATGCGAAGGCACCTTTAATTGATTTTTCCTTGTTTCGGAATCTTTCGTTCTTGAGTGCGAATCTGTCCATACTGATTAGTAATTTCTTTATGTACAGCACTATTTTGGCGATTCCGTTGATTTTGGAGGCGGACTTTGCGTTATCATCTGAAATAATCGGCTGGGTTGTGTTTATTTTTTCCATGACCATGGCCCTGTGTTCCATGCTGGGCGGGTACCTGGCGGATAGGACGGAAAAAGGAAAGCTGGTTTTTTGCGCGTTTTTGGCGATGGTTGGTGTGTCTGCTCTTTATATCGTCTTTTTCACCAATCACTCGTTAGCTTACCTTATTGTAGTTCTGGTCATGGCGGGGATTTCCCGAGGCATAGGGTTGACCTCCATGAAGGTGGTCGCTTTGGAGGCTGTCCGGCCTGAAATGTCAGGAATCGCTTCCGGCATTTATTCCACTTTTCGTTACATGGGAAGTATGGTAGCTTCAACACTCGTCAGTCTATTAACCGGTTCAGTGTCTTTGTTTGTTGTGATGTTGTTCTTGACTTTCGCTGGTGTGTTCGTCTCCCGCGGGATTGGAAAAACCAGCGTGTCAGCGGGTCCTCATTAG